Proteins encoded in a region of the Mercenaria mercenaria strain notata chromosome 1, MADL_Memer_1, whole genome shotgun sequence genome:
- the LOC128555320 gene encoding uncharacterized protein LOC128555320, translated as MEEFYNEVIENVCLDFGNEEVQDITNGLELLINRFVKAMTVKFSEFKVERVTRCGSMAEKTRIKGFNGLEYDYLLEMNTWPNCGELQFRRSCEGSMQPLYKVSENHSVPLKTSVLPAFRYNLCKLIDKRCKRSFCPRLSNSNQNEFKVYQSPSYTARNEYIIAEGCQNCSVYMNTGSLRFDAFSGKLKFVWATKYRKDNYNYNYYNDPPFKIKNCYSDNINEISVDIHPVLIVNPDRILTDHSEKTERSSTTGVCCYLFPNSTSNHNSQHCHGGGGCWRISYYNTEVNALQDTSQVHRDMFMILKFITEQFFSEGYIGRQRDTLGQAYKVRSYEIKTAVLHHIKNCALAEPDIGQCLLDTMELLSIYFKEENLQNVVSTFNIFKTCTSTTDREQNTLWYQIIGHTFHALGKLCTTGIHSGTVGWLKDLRLVYVEIVRALWMSNNPELTHSLNLTGIDLQIDLQACVEALNNFVDERTWRTADSFIKEYALKQFRIERLQRLHKRFDESVLNEELKFIYIHRDQQLKKECGAFRKSQLRMLTGCFI; from the coding sequence ATGGAGGAGTTTTACAATGAAGTAATAGAAAATGTATGTTTAGATTTTGGAAATGAAGAAGTACAAGACATTACAAATGGACTGGAACTTCTCATAAACCGTTTCGTAAAAGCGATGACTGTGAAGTTTTCGGAGTTTAAGGTTGAACGCGTGACTCGCTGTGGCAGTATGGCGGAGAAAACAAGGATTAAAGGATTTAATGGGTTAGAATATGATTATCTTCTCGAAATGAACACGTGGCCAAACTGCGGAGAACTTCAGTTCCGGAGATCTTGTGAAGGATCGATGCAACCTCTGTATAAGGTATCAGAAAACCACTCTGTGCCTTTGAAAACCAGTGTTTTACCTGCATTTCGATACAATTTATGCAAGTTGATTGACAAGCGCTGTAAGCGATCATTTTGTCCTAGATTGAGTAATTCAAATCAAAACGAATTCAAGGTGTACCAAAGTCCCTCATATACTGCAAGGAATGAATACATTATTGCAGAAGGATGTCAGAACTGTAGTGTATATATGAATACCGGAAGTCTAAGATTTGACGCATTCAGTGGCAAATTAAAGTTTGTTTGGGCAACAAAATATCGTAAAGATAATTATAACTACAATTATTATAATGACCCTCCTTTCAAGATCAAAAACTGTTATTCAGACAATATAAACGAGATTTCAGTCGATATTCATCCAGTTTTAATAGTAAATCCAGACAGAATATTGACAGATCATTCAGAGAAAACTGAACGATCTTCGACCACAGGTGTATGTTGCTATCTCTTTCCAAACAGCACCTCAAACCACAACTCACAACATTGTCATGGAGGAGGTGGATGTTGGAGAATATCATATTACAATACAGAAGTAAATGCGCTTCAAGATACTTCTCAAGTGCACAGGGATATGTTTATGATTCTCAAATTCATTACGGAACAATTTTTCTCCGAAGGGTACATTGGGAGGCAAAGGGATACATTGGGCCAGGCATACAAAGTAAGGTCATATGAAATCAAAACTGCTGTACTTCACCATATTAAAAATTGTGCATTGGCTGAACCAGACATTGGACAATGTCTGTTAGATACAATGGAACTTTTGTCCATATATTTTAAGGAAGAAAATCTCCAAAATGTTGTTTCtacattcaacatttttaaaacatgtactaGTACTACTGACAGAGAACAGAACACTTTGTGGTATCAAATTATAGGACATACCTTCCATGCTCTCGGTAAGCTTTGTACTACCGGTATACATTCAGGAACTGTAGGCTGGTTGAAGGACTTACGCCTTGTTTATGTCGAAATAGTTCGTGCTTTATGGATGTCAAATAATCCAGAGTTAACACATTCGCTGAATTTGACTGGAATAGATCTACAAATAGATCTACAAGCGTGCGTAGAAGCATTGAACAACTTTGTTGATGAAAGAACATGGAGGACGGCCGACTCTTTCATAAAGGAATATGCTTTAAAACAGTTCAGAATAGAAAGGCTGCAAAGGCTGCATAAAAGGTTTGATGAAAGTGTTCTTAATGAAGAGTTAAAGTTCATTTACATACACAGAGACCAACAACTTAAGAAAGAATGTGGTGCCTTTAGAAAATCTCAACTTCGTATGCTCACTGGATGCTTTATTTGA